A DNA window from Mucilaginibacter xinganensis contains the following coding sequences:
- a CDS encoding aminopeptidase P family protein, protein MNFLNRSLIVAALVCSTGMQAFSQAENAAQNLPTDYLTKEFHAGRRQALRDMMPANSVTAIFAYPERVFSKDVNYVYHANPDLYYFSGYKEPDAVLLVFKEMQTDGEGSYNEMIFVRHRDPAQEQWTGRRLGVAGVKAQLGFKRVYNSDEFEKFPIDLKKFKTILYDDLPDDASGSLKELVATFKSKGDIKDVDKRLLSDLNLISQRGTPKNIDRIMAYIRPRLDGEAYKNNPLIQELVAKPDSATLMDVKAKIDANPSGLALFEKATVELRGVKTPEELALLKKSVEISSIAHAEAMRAVKPQMSETELEGIMLYVHKHYGAEDEGYPPIVGAGGNGCILHYEENSATKVDNQLVLMDVGAEYHGYSADVTRTFPANGKFTDEQRVIYQAVYDAQEEVFKLCKEGVNYSSLETKTREVLSARLIGLGIIKDAKEVGKYYPHGVSHHLGLDVHDKGDYSGDLKAGMVITVEPGIYIPAGSPCDKKWWNIGVRIEDDVLIGKSQGTLLSIDAPRKWQDVEKTIAEKSIFDGGRLFPALK, encoded by the coding sequence ATGAACTTTTTAAACAGGAGCCTTATTGTTGCAGCTTTGGTTTGCAGCACCGGGATGCAGGCCTTTTCGCAGGCTGAAAACGCGGCACAGAATTTACCAACCGATTACCTTACCAAAGAATTTCATGCCGGGCGCAGGCAGGCTTTGCGCGATATGATGCCGGCAAATTCTGTTACAGCCATTTTCGCTTACCCTGAACGGGTTTTCTCGAAGGATGTAAACTATGTTTATCACGCCAATCCTGACCTGTATTATTTCTCGGGCTATAAAGAGCCTGATGCTGTTTTGCTGGTATTTAAGGAAATGCAGACGGACGGCGAAGGTAGTTATAATGAAATGATCTTTGTGCGGCATCGTGATCCTGCACAGGAGCAGTGGACCGGCAGGCGGCTGGGTGTTGCAGGTGTAAAAGCACAGCTGGGCTTTAAAAGGGTTTATAACAGTGATGAATTCGAAAAATTCCCTATCGACCTTAAAAAATTCAAAACCATATTATATGACGACCTACCTGATGATGCAAGCGGCAGCTTAAAGGAATTAGTGGCCACATTTAAATCCAAAGGCGATATAAAAGATGTGGATAAGCGTTTATTGAGTGACCTGAACCTCATTAGCCAGCGCGGAACCCCTAAAAATATTGACCGGATAATGGCCTACATAAGACCGCGTTTGGATGGCGAGGCCTACAAGAACAACCCTTTGATCCAGGAACTGGTGGCCAAACCGGATTCGGCCACGTTAATGGATGTTAAAGCGAAAATTGACGCCAACCCTTCGGGCCTGGCACTTTTTGAAAAAGCAACGGTTGAGCTGCGGGGCGTTAAAACGCCTGAAGAACTGGCGCTGCTAAAGAAATCTGTCGAGATCTCAAGCATTGCCCATGCCGAAGCCATGCGGGCAGTTAAGCCGCAAATGTCTGAAACAGAGCTGGAGGGCATTATGCTGTATGTACATAAACATTACGGTGCCGAAGATGAGGGCTATCCGCCAATTGTTGGTGCCGGTGGCAACGGCTGTATTTTACATTATGAAGAAAATAGCGCTACAAAAGTAGATAACCAGCTGGTGCTGATGGATGTAGGTGCCGAATACCACGGCTACAGTGCCGATGTTACCCGTACCTTCCCGGCAAATGGTAAGTTTACCGATGAGCAACGGGTAATATACCAGGCGGTTTATGATGCGCAGGAGGAAGTATTTAAACTTTGTAAAGAGGGAGTTAATTACAGCAGCCTTGAAACTAAAACCCGCGAAGTGCTGTCAGCGCGGCTCATCGGGTTGGGGATTATTAAAGACGCTAAAGAGGTGGGTAAGTATTACCCGCACGGCGTATCGCACCACCTGGGCCTTGATGTACATGATAAAGGTGATTACAGCGGCGACCTGAAAGCAGGCATGGTAATTACTGTTGAGCCTGGCATTTATATTCCTGCCGGCAGTCCCTGCGATAAAAAATGGTGGAATATTGGTGTGCGGATTGAGGATGATGTTTTGATAGGGAAATCCCAGGGCACACTGCTCTCCATTGATGCACCGCGTAAATGGCAGGATGTGGAAAAAACTATAGCCGAAAAAAGTATTTTCGACGGCGGCCGGCTTTTCCCGGCATTGAAATAG
- the pyrR gene encoding bifunctional pyr operon transcriptional regulator/uracil phosphoribosyltransferase PyrR, translating to MQNLTLLDGQKFQITLQRLCRQLIENHNDFSESVLIGIQPRGIYLAKRIAEELRKILPGKTILQGDLDITFYRDDFRRRDQLVPNQTKIDFIIEGKKVIMMDDVLWTGRTIRAAMDALQAFGRPEKIELLALVDRRYSRHIPVEADYVGIEVDSIASQKVVVSWIETDGEDRITLISDTK from the coding sequence ATGCAAAATCTTACGCTGCTCGACGGTCAAAAATTTCAAATAACATTACAACGTTTATGTCGCCAATTAATAGAAAATCACAATGATTTTTCTGAATCGGTGCTCATTGGAATCCAGCCGCGAGGCATTTACCTGGCCAAACGCATAGCCGAAGAACTCCGCAAAATTTTACCCGGTAAAACCATTTTACAGGGCGATCTTGACATTACTTTTTACCGCGACGATTTTCGCCGCCGCGACCAGCTGGTGCCTAATCAAACTAAAATAGATTTTATTATAGAGGGCAAAAAGGTGATCATGATGGATGATGTACTTTGGACGGGCCGCACCATCCGCGCAGCAATGGATGCCCTGCAGGCATTTGGCCGCCCGGAGAAGATTGAGCTGCTGGCATTGGTTGACAGGCGTTATTCAAGGCACATCCCTGTTGAAGCAGATTACGTGGGTATTGAAGTAGATTCCATTGCATCGCAAAAAGTTGTGGTAAGCTGGATTGAAACCGACGGCGAAGACAGGATAACGCTGATATCTGATACAAAATAA
- a CDS encoding aspartate carbamoyltransferase catalytic subunit, producing the protein MAGLSTRHLLGIKDLNPADIQLIFETADNFKTVLNRPIKKVPSLRDVTIANIFFENSTRTRLSFELAEKRLSADVVNFAASSSSVSKGETLIDTVNNILAMKVDMVVMRHPYAGAGIFLSKHVKAQIVNAGDGAHEHPTQALLDAFSIREKLGDVAGKKVVIVGDILHSRVALSNILCLKHLGAEVMVCGPTTLIPKYIGSLGVKVEHNLMKALNWCDVANMLRIQLERQDIKYFPSLREYTMLYGLNKQILDSLDKEIIVMHPGPINRGVEITSDVADSKQSIILDQVENGVAIRMAVLFLLAGQTP; encoded by the coding sequence ATGGCAGGACTAAGCACACGACATCTTTTAGGAATTAAGGATCTGAACCCGGCAGATATTCAACTGATATTTGAAACTGCGGATAACTTTAAAACGGTTTTGAACAGGCCGATAAAGAAAGTCCCGTCCCTGCGTGATGTTACTATTGCTAACATATTTTTTGAGAATTCAACCCGTACACGCCTTTCGTTCGAGCTGGCGGAGAAACGCTTATCTGCCGATGTGGTAAACTTTGCCGCCTCGTCGTCATCTGTTAGTAAAGGCGAAACACTGATAGATACGGTAAACAACATCCTGGCAATGAAGGTTGATATGGTGGTAATGCGCCATCCTTACGCCGGGGCAGGCATCTTCCTTTCCAAACATGTAAAAGCACAGATAGTAAATGCCGGAGACGGTGCGCATGAGCACCCTACCCAAGCCTTGCTGGATGCCTTTTCTATCCGCGAAAAACTGGGCGATGTGGCTGGTAAAAAAGTAGTTATAGTAGGCGATATACTACACTCACGCGTGGCCTTGTCAAACATATTGTGCCTTAAACACCTTGGGGCCGAAGTGATGGTATGCGGCCCCACCACCCTGATCCCGAAATATATTGGCTCCCTGGGGGTGAAGGTAGAGCATAATTTAATGAAGGCATTAAACTGGTGCGATGTAGCCAATATGCTGCGCATCCAGCTGGAACGCCAGGATATTAAATATTTTCCGTCGCTACGGGAATATACCATGCTTTACGGCTTAAATAAACAGATCCTCGACTCACTGGATAAAGAGATTATTGTGATGCACCCCGGCCCTATTAACCGCGGCGTAGAGATCACCAGCGATGTGGCCGACAGCAAGCAATCTATTATACTGGACCAGGTAGAAAATGGCGTGGCTATCCGTATGGCCGTATTGTTTTTGCTGGCAGGGCAAACACCGTAA
- a CDS encoding serine hydrolase domain-containing protein, which produces MRSAIIILLFSAMSLTVSAQSLQQKKVDSVFTLVKKYFNEKNADAIYNLSGNAFQEEISITAFSDIAVKQLFPLGEMKETSLVSFVNNSLATYKVNFASTKLQIFISVDQKNKLETFIFKPYTEPVSNKTALVATTNPMFSETDRKVDTVARTYIQKANTVGLCIGIIKDGQTKIYQYGESKKGTGKLPNPDSFFEIGSITKTFTATLLAWYVNEGKVKLSDPITLYLPDSVAVNQSLKGITLLNLINHTSGLVSVPDNLKDYMTDQFNPYKDYTKQLMYSYLKTCRLNSKPGEKYAYSNLGVGLLGSILQYVSGKTFEQMVGEIITRPLGMLSTSQYLNPLLSPRFVSVYNSNGQPTLAWDFDVLAPCGALRSTLNDLLKYASANMHPGKDSLSKAIELTHQITFNRDVKIGLGWHTMVVNGINYYFHNGGTYGSNSFLAFNAEKNIAIVVLSNAYEPTDPVAAGILGKLVK; this is translated from the coding sequence ATGAGGTCTGCAATTATCATTCTTTTATTTTCCGCCATGTCATTAACCGTATCAGCACAAAGCCTGCAACAAAAAAAGGTTGATTCGGTATTTACGCTGGTAAAAAAGTACTTTAACGAAAAAAATGCTGATGCCATTTACAATCTGTCGGGTAATGCCTTTCAGGAGGAGATCAGCATAACTGCGTTTAGCGACATTGCGGTAAAACAGCTATTTCCGCTTGGTGAAATGAAGGAAACATCGCTGGTGAGCTTTGTGAACAACAGCCTGGCTACCTACAAAGTTAATTTCGCCAGTACCAAACTACAGATTTTTATCAGCGTTGATCAGAAAAATAAATTAGAGACTTTTATTTTTAAACCTTACACCGAACCTGTAAGCAACAAAACTGCGCTGGTAGCCACCACTAACCCCATGTTTAGCGAAACGGACCGAAAAGTGGATACCGTTGCCCGCACCTACATTCAAAAAGCGAATACGGTTGGCTTGTGCATCGGCATTATTAAGGACGGGCAAACAAAGATCTATCAATATGGCGAATCAAAAAAGGGTACCGGTAAATTACCAAACCCGGATAGCTTTTTCGAGATTGGCTCCATTACCAAAACCTTTACGGCAACCCTGCTGGCCTGGTATGTAAACGAGGGAAAAGTTAAACTAAGCGACCCGATAACGCTATACCTACCCGACTCGGTAGCGGTTAACCAGTCGCTTAAAGGTATTACACTGCTTAACCTCATCAACCATACCTCCGGGTTAGTCAGCGTTCCGGATAATTTAAAAGACTACATGACCGATCAGTTTAATCCGTATAAGGATTATACCAAGCAGTTAATGTACAGTTATTTAAAAACCTGCAGGCTTAACAGCAAGCCAGGCGAAAAGTATGCTTATTCAAATTTGGGCGTAGGCCTGCTGGGTAGTATTTTGCAATATGTAAGCGGAAAAACGTTTGAGCAGATGGTTGGCGAAATAATAACGCGACCGCTGGGAATGCTCAGTACTTCGCAATATTTAAATCCTTTACTGTCGCCGCGTTTTGTATCGGTTTACAATTCAAACGGGCAACCCACCCTTGCATGGGATTTTGACGTTTTAGCCCCTTGCGGTGCGCTGCGGTCCACTTTAAATGATTTGCTAAAATATGCCAGCGCTAACATGCATCCCGGTAAAGATTCGCTTTCAAAAGCCATTGAGCTAACCCACCAAATTACGTTCAACAGGGATGTAAAAATTGGCCTGGGCTGGCATACCATGGTGGTAAATGGAATAAATTATTATTTTCACAACGGTGGTACCTATGGCAGCAACAGCTTTTTGGCTTTCAACGCAGAAAAAAATATAGCCATCGTAGTGCTGTCAAACGCCTACGAACCTACGGACCCGGTTGCTGCCGGGATATTGGGGAAATTAGTTAAGTAA
- a CDS encoding type 1 glutamine amidotransferase domain-containing protein encodes MILTEEGFEQVELTSPKAALEAAGATVHVVSPKSGKVKAWDQTNWGIEVNVDRQLSDVSPDDYDALVLPGGVLNPDKLRQNKEAVAFVSAFLDEGKPVAAICHGPQMLIETGMIGGRTLTSFPSLKTDLKNAGAHWIDEEVVSDHGLVISRTPADLEAFNKKMIEEIAEGVHA; translated from the coding sequence GTGATTCTTACCGAAGAAGGATTTGAACAGGTAGAACTTACCAGCCCCAAAGCAGCGCTGGAGGCAGCGGGCGCTACGGTACACGTAGTATCACCAAAGAGCGGCAAAGTTAAAGCATGGGACCAAACCAATTGGGGGATAGAAGTTAACGTTGACCGGCAATTAAGCGATGTTAGTCCGGATGATTACGATGCACTGGTATTACCCGGCGGCGTTTTAAACCCTGACAAACTGCGTCAAAATAAAGAAGCGGTGGCTTTTGTATCGGCATTTTTAGATGAGGGTAAGCCGGTTGCAGCTATTTGCCACGGGCCGCAAATGCTCATAGAAACCGGTATGATAGGTGGCAGGACATTAACCTCGTTCCCATCCCTTAAAACCGACCTTAAAAATGCAGGGGCGCACTGGATAGATGAGGAAGTGGTTTCAGATCATGGTCTTGTTATCAGCCGTACGCCAGCCGATCTTGAAGCTTTCAACAAAAAAATGATAGAAGAGATTGCCGAAGGCGTTCATGCATGA
- a CDS encoding LysR substrate-binding domain-containing protein, translating to MISFAHRVFMEVAANLSFSKAAQVLFVTQPAISKHIKALEDQYKVPLFERKGNSISLTGAGQKLNEYLQQATEIERKIEYDLSVLSSLSQAAGHLRLGASTTIALYILPSILSGFQREYANVDVQLVNRNSEYILNALLNHEVDIGIIEVDNKLTTVSYTPFMSDEVIPVCSAKSSLAGKSLTLKQFIKTPLALRERGSGTLNALLKSLSLVHIKPADLSVKIRLGGTEALKNFLLADQCLGFMPRPSIIRELKEGDLVEVPVDGLKITRDFFFIRRKGTEDYGLTGNFINYALQQIRG from the coding sequence ATGATCTCCTTTGCTCACCGTGTTTTTATGGAAGTTGCTGCCAATTTGAGTTTCTCAAAGGCGGCGCAGGTGCTGTTTGTAACGCAACCTGCCATCAGCAAGCACATCAAGGCGCTGGAAGATCAGTATAAAGTACCGCTTTTTGAGCGCAAGGGAAACAGTATTTCGCTCACCGGGGCCGGCCAAAAGCTCAACGAATACTTGCAGCAGGCCACCGAAATTGAGCGTAAAATTGAATATGACCTCTCGGTATTGAGCAGTCTTTCACAGGCTGCCGGGCATTTGCGGCTTGGGGCCAGCACTACTATTGCCCTGTATATTTTACCCTCTATCCTGTCCGGCTTTCAGCGGGAGTATGCCAATGTAGATGTACAGCTGGTAAACCGCAATTCGGAATATATTTTAAATGCCCTGCTGAACCACGAGGTGGACATTGGCATCATAGAGGTGGATAACAAACTGACCACAGTATCTTATACACCATTTATGAGCGATGAGGTGATCCCGGTATGTTCGGCTAAGAGTTCGCTGGCGGGGAAATCGTTAACATTAAAGCAGTTTATTAAAACCCCGCTTGCGCTGCGCGAACGCGGATCGGGAACTTTAAACGCCTTACTCAAATCCTTATCGCTGGTGCACATCAAGCCTGCGGACCTGTCTGTTAAGATCCGTTTGGGCGGTACCGAAGCATTGAAGAACTTCCTGCTGGCCGATCAGTGTCTCGGCTTTATGCCCCGCCCGTCCATCATTCGCGAACTTAAAGAAGGCGACCTGGTTGAAGTGCCCGTTGATGGTTTAAAAATAACCCGCGATTTCTTTTTCATCCGCCGCAAAGGCACCGAAGATTATGGATTGACAGGTAATTTTATCAATTATGCGCTGCAGCAAATCAGGGGGTAA
- a CDS encoding aspartate-semialdehyde dehydrogenase → MKVAVVGATGLVGTKMLQVLEERNFPVTELIPVASEKSVGKEITFKGKQYKVVSVEDAIKQKPDVAIFSAGGSTSLSQAPLFAAAGTTVIDNSSAWRMDPTKKLVVPEVNADVLTAEDKIIANPNCSTIQMVVALKPLHDKYKIKRVVVSTYQSVTGTGVKAVDQLFNERNGIDGPKVYPYTIDLNVIPQIDVFTENGYTKEEMKMILETKKIMGDDSIQVTATTVRIPVMGGHSESVNIEFLHDFDLSEVRELLANSPGIVVVDDIANLKYPMPLDAHDKDDVFVGRLRRDESQEKTLNCWIVSDNLRKGAATNAVQIAEYLAAKHLIGAVAEVS, encoded by the coding sequence ATGAAAGTCGCAGTAGTAGGTGCTACCGGTTTGGTAGGCACTAAAATGTTGCAGGTTCTTGAAGAACGCAACTTCCCCGTTACAGAATTAATCCCCGTAGCTTCAGAAAAAAGTGTTGGTAAGGAAATCACTTTTAAGGGTAAGCAATATAAGGTGGTTTCTGTTGAGGATGCGATAAAACAGAAGCCCGACGTTGCCATATTTTCGGCAGGCGGGAGCACTTCTTTAAGCCAGGCGCCGCTATTTGCAGCTGCCGGAACAACCGTTATCGATAATTCATCAGCGTGGCGCATGGACCCTACCAAGAAACTGGTAGTGCCCGAAGTTAATGCCGATGTATTAACTGCTGAAGATAAGATCATAGCAAACCCAAATTGCTCAACCATCCAAATGGTAGTGGCCTTAAAGCCATTGCACGATAAATATAAAATAAAAAGGGTAGTGGTATCAACCTACCAGAGCGTTACCGGCACCGGTGTAAAGGCCGTGGATCAGTTGTTTAATGAGCGTAACGGTATTGACGGCCCTAAGGTATATCCTTACACCATCGACCTGAACGTTATCCCGCAGATTGATGTATTTACAGAAAATGGTTACACCAAAGAGGAAATGAAAATGATCCTGGAGACCAAAAAGATCATGGGCGACGACAGCATCCAGGTAACTGCTACTACGGTACGCATCCCGGTGATGGGTGGTCACTCAGAATCTGTAAATATTGAGTTTTTGCATGATTTTGATTTGAGCGAAGTCCGTGAGCTGCTGGCGAATTCGCCGGGCATTGTTGTAGTTGACGATATAGCCAACCTGAAATACCCGATGCCGCTGGATGCGCACGACAAAGACGATGTTTTTGTAGGCCGTTTGCGCCGCGACGAAAGCCAGGAAAAAACCCTAAACTGCTGGATAGTATCAGATAACCTGCGTAAAGGTGCTGCTACCAATGCTGTGCAGATAGCAGAGTATCTGGCGGCGAAGCATTTGATTGGCGCGGTAGCAGAGGTTAGTTAA
- a CDS encoding NAD-dependent epimerase/dehydratase family protein: MSEKILIIGANGQIGTELVKALRNIHGAEAVIASDIKSPAYAIRNSGPYEIANVLDRDNLHHIFEKHRPTQVYLLAAILSAVGEQKPKVAWDLNMTGLLSVLDFAVEFKVAKVFWPSSIAVFGPHSPQHDTPQYCVMDPNTVYGFSKLAGERWCEYYFEKYGLDVRSIRYPGLIGWRANPGGGTTDYAVHIFHEALKTGKYESFLSAGTALPMMYMDDAIRATITLMDAPADTLSIRSSYNLGGISFNPEQLADEIKKHIPNFEMSYVDSDPRQAIADSWPKSIDDSYAQKDWGWQLEFDLAKMTADMLVNLKTII; this comes from the coding sequence ATGAGTGAAAAGATCCTGATCATTGGGGCAAACGGGCAAATAGGCACCGAACTGGTAAAAGCATTAAGAAATATTCACGGTGCAGAAGCGGTTATAGCTTCGGATATTAAAAGCCCGGCATACGCCATCCGCAACAGCGGGCCTTATGAAATAGCCAACGTGCTGGACAGGGACAACCTTCACCATATTTTTGAGAAACACCGCCCAACGCAGGTGTATTTACTTGCCGCTATATTATCTGCCGTAGGCGAACAAAAACCTAAAGTGGCCTGGGACCTTAACATGACCGGCTTACTGTCAGTACTTGATTTTGCGGTAGAATTTAAAGTGGCCAAAGTTTTTTGGCCAAGCAGCATTGCGGTTTTCGGGCCGCATTCGCCGCAGCATGACACGCCGCAGTATTGCGTAATGGACCCTAATACCGTTTACGGTTTCAGCAAGCTTGCCGGCGAGCGCTGGTGCGAATACTACTTTGAAAAATACGGGCTGGATGTACGGAGTATCCGCTATCCGGGGCTGATAGGCTGGCGCGCAAACCCGGGCGGCGGCACTACTGATTATGCAGTGCATATTTTTCACGAAGCATTAAAAACAGGCAAATACGAAAGCTTTCTATCGGCAGGCACTGCTTTGCCTATGATGTATATGGACGATGCGATAAGGGCAACTATTACCCTTATGGATGCCCCGGCAGATACATTGAGCATCCGCTCGTCCTATAACCTGGGCGGCATCAGCTTTAACCCTGAGCAACTGGCTGATGAAATTAAAAAGCATATCCCCAATTTTGAGATGAGTTATGTTGACAGCGACCCGCGCCAGGCAATTGCTGACAGCTGGCCAAAATCAATAGATGACAGCTATGCCCAAAAAGATTGGGGCTGGCAGCTGGAATTTGACCTGGCAAAGATGACAGCGGATATGCTGGTGAATTTGAAGACTATTATTTGA
- a CDS encoding YebC/PmpR family DNA-binding transcriptional regulator has product MGRAFEFRKERKFKRWAKMAVQFTRLGKEIVMAVKAGGGDINTNSRLRTAVQNSKAVNMPKDRVEAAIKRAISRDEKDYEELVYEGYAPYGVAVLVETATDNTNRTVANVRSYFTKYGGALGKTGSLDFIFSRKSVFTFEPGERDLEELEFELIDAGLEDLFVEADENGNDIAVIHTAFEDFGKMQKMLEEIGIEVKSAKLERVPQSFHEVTEEQVVDIMKLIDRLEEDDDVQAVYHNMAE; this is encoded by the coding sequence ATGGGAAGAGCATTCGAATTCCGTAAAGAAAGAAAATTTAAGCGCTGGGCCAAAATGGCGGTGCAGTTTACCCGTTTGGGAAAAGAAATTGTAATGGCGGTGAAAGCCGGTGGTGGCGATATCAACACCAACTCGCGCTTAAGAACGGCTGTTCAAAACTCCAAGGCCGTTAACATGCCGAAGGACCGGGTTGAAGCGGCTATTAAACGCGCAATCAGTCGTGATGAAAAAGATTACGAAGAGCTGGTTTACGAAGGCTATGCGCCTTATGGCGTTGCCGTATTGGTTGAAACAGCTACTGACAATACCAATCGTACTGTTGCCAACGTGCGCAGCTACTTTACCAAATATGGCGGAGCTTTGGGTAAAACCGGCTCGCTTGATTTTATTTTCAGCCGTAAATCTGTTTTTACGTTTGAACCCGGCGAACGCGACCTGGAAGAACTTGAGTTTGAACTAATAGATGCCGGTTTAGAGGATCTTTTTGTTGAGGCTGATGAAAACGGCAACGATATTGCCGTGATTCATACCGCTTTTGAAGATTTCGGCAAGATGCAAAAGATGCTGGAAGAAATTGGCATCGAAGTAAAATCGGCCAAACTGGAGCGTGTACCGCAGTCATTCCACGAAGTTACCGAAGAACAGGTTGTTGATATAATGAAACTGATTGACCGCCTGGAAGAAGACGACGACGTGCAGGCGGTGTATCATAACATGGCGGAGTAA
- a CDS encoding DUF2442 domain-containing protein: MPLFTSRKQEKKVKVTFANGLLLVEKNNGKQQVFPLDFFPRLLNATDEEREDWTQIDNGIHFNQLDIDVSF; this comes from the coding sequence ATGCCACTATTCACCTCACGTAAACAGGAAAAAAAGGTAAAGGTAACTTTTGCCAATGGCTTGCTGCTGGTTGAAAAGAACAACGGGAAACAGCAGGTTTTTCCGTTGGATTTTTTCCCCAGGCTGCTAAACGCTACCGACGAGGAGCGCGAAGACTGGACTCAAATTGACAACGGCATCCATTTTAATCAGCTTGATATTGATGTTTCTTTTTAG
- a CDS encoding carboxylesterase family protein — protein sequence MKKAFSLSLLLFICLIFPIFSKAQSHSSFDRGSFIAKGDTLPYRILFPQNFDPAKKYPLILVLHGAGERGNNNESQLLYGTGLFLKDTIRQKYPAIVIYPQCPANGWWANNKFEEDSLTHKTRFVFTVGDPPIPAMKSLLGLIDQFLDKPYVNKHQVYIGGLSMGGMGTYEIIGRRPKLFAAAFAVCGGDNTNNVKKYAKKVPLWIFHGQKDSVVPYAHSEAIVAAIKEAGGEPLYTLYPNDDHNSWDDAFREPLLIPWLFSHRK from the coding sequence ATGAAAAAAGCTTTTTCCCTGTCTCTGCTGCTGTTTATCTGCCTGATATTTCCGATTTTTTCAAAAGCTCAAAGCCACTCTTCATTTGATCGTGGCTCATTTATTGCAAAGGGCGATACACTGCCTTACCGCATCCTGTTCCCTCAAAACTTCGATCCGGCAAAAAAATATCCTTTAATCCTGGTGCTGCATGGCGCTGGTGAGCGCGGGAATAATAATGAATCGCAGCTGCTGTATGGCACGGGGCTGTTTTTGAAAGATACCATCCGCCAAAAATATCCTGCTATTGTGATTTATCCGCAATGCCCTGCCAACGGCTGGTGGGCCAATAATAAATTTGAGGAAGATTCCCTGACACATAAAACCAGGTTTGTTTTTACTGTTGGTGATCCGCCGATCCCCGCCATGAAGAGCCTGTTGGGGCTGATAGATCAATTTTTAGATAAGCCTTACGTTAACAAGCACCAGGTTTATATCGGTGGCCTGTCAATGGGCGGAATGGGTACCTACGAAATCATCGGGCGCCGGCCTAAATTATTTGCGGCAGCATTTGCCGTTTGCGGCGGCGATAATACCAATAACGTAAAAAAATACGCAAAAAAAGTACCGCTATGGATCTTTCATGGGCAAAAGGACAGCGTAGTTCCCTACGCACATTCTGAAGCTATTGTAGCAGCTATAAAGGAAGCTGGCGGCGAGCCGTTATATACCCTTTACCCCAACGATGACCATAACAGCTGGGATGATGCCTTCAGGGAACCATTGCTGATCCCATGGCTGTTTTCGCACAGGAAGTAA